In a single window of the Blastopirellula marina genome:
- a CDS encoding toxin-antitoxin system YwqK family antitoxin: MAAVAVLALAAISCEHQAAHTGMISIEHKGSTRQVPSIISFDGDEWTFSHVTPNTLSDGMTCTYESSTYSNESLTLSVGGVNSMSKWSIRKYRCDDRHSDERTLLKTLRRSNAGFGHLVDCENGTLDGPTKRFYANGSVKFIGHMADYAMDGDCRGFYPNGNVWWIGEYRMRTPLIDKAVFYNENGSVNTEIDTIDERLKEHTRWHQFQTSDSCDSIQEFIRRVEESSG, encoded by the coding sequence ATGGCGGCCGTAGCCGTGCTTGCATTGGCCGCGATCTCCTGTGAGCATCAAGCGGCTCACACAGGGATGATTTCAATCGAACACAAGGGAAGCACCCGCCAAGTTCCCTCCATTATTTCGTTTGACGGTGATGAATGGACTTTCTCCCACGTTACGCCAAACACCCTATCGGATGGAATGACTTGTACATACGAGAGTAGTACGTACAGCAATGAATCACTTACGCTGTCTGTGGGAGGAGTCAATTCCATGAGCAAATGGAGTATTCGTAAGTATCGTTGTGACGATCGTCATTCGGACGAAAGAACACTGCTAAAGACATTGCGCCGTTCAAACGCCGGCTTTGGACACTTGGTTGATTGCGAAAACGGCACACTGGACGGTCCAACAAAACGTTTCTATGCGAATGGCAGTGTGAAATTCATTGGCCATATGGCAGATTACGCTATGGATGGTGACTGCCGTGGCTTCTACCCAAATGGTAACGTGTGGTGGATAGGTGAATACAGGATGAGGACTCCGTTGATTGACAAGGCTGTGTTCTATAATGAAAACGGTAGTGTTAACACAGAGATTGATACAATTGACGAGAGGCTAAAGGAACACACTCGGTGGCATCAATTTCAAACCAGTGATTCATGTGACTCCATTCAGGAGTTCATCCGAAGGGTAGAGGAGTCATCTGGCTGA
- a CDS encoding ISAs1 family transposase, with protein MHGWGDQVAGTLRGQEIAIDCKTLRGSFVRAAGHSPLHTITAFATSSRLCLRRMSVERKCNEKLAVPQLLQLLELAGATVTLGAMYCQIETA; from the coding sequence ATGCACGGCTGGGGCGATCAGGTCGCGGGAACATTGCGTGGTCAGGAGATCGCCATCGACTGCAAGACGCTACGAGGCTCGTTCGTTCGGGCGGCCGGGCATTCACCCTTGCACACCATCACTGCCTTTGCGACCTCGTCACGATTGTGCCTGCGGCGGATGTCAGTCGAAAGGAAATGCAACGAGAAACTGGCAGTGCCTCAGCTCTTGCAACTGCTGGAACTTGCCGGGGCCACGGTCACACTCGGCGCGATGTATTGCCAGATCGAAACGGCTTAG